The Balaenoptera acutorostrata chromosome 10, mBalAcu1.1, whole genome shotgun sequence genome has a window encoding:
- the LOC130709136 gene encoding ice nucleation protein InaA-like, whose amino-acid sequence MLTPSLKRSEDDERFVLRCPPAPPASIARSRSCGADLGPARAGMQPLTADQSLPAGGSRSPLLVNWLLLLGHHPQQQQAEGSQHGPGGSGGGSLGADSQERRDGAWATPFMTHTVLQMHNGGWEGMGLAAKVGRVEKRGQSQRFAHHCFGAVRGTVKGAQPPGHRENLGHRDQEWRRGGNGHHSKLSPRSIQQHGYGPTVPPSNTGTAPQFHPATRVRLHSSIQQHGYGSTVPSSNTRTAPQFHPATRVRLHSSIQQHGYGSTVPSSNTGTAPQFHPATRVRLHSSIQQHGYGPTVPSSNTGMAPQFHPATRVRLHSSIQQHGYGSTVPSSNTGTAPQFHPATRVRPHSSTQQHGYGPTVPSSNTGTAPQFHPATRVRLHSSIQQHAYGSTVPSSNTGTAPQFHPATRVRPTAPSTNTRTAPQFHPATRVRPHSSIQQHAYGPTVPPSNTRTAPQFHPATRVQPHSSIQQHAYGSTVPSSNTRTAPQFHPATRVRPHSSTQQHAYGPTVPPSNTRTAPQFHPATRVRLHSSTQQHGYGPTVPSSITGMAPQFHPATRVRLHSSIQQHGYGSTVPSSNTRTAPQFHPATRVRPHSSIQQHAYGPTVPPSNTGTAPQFHPATRVQPHSSTQQHAYGPTVPSSITGTAPQFHPATRVRPHSSTQQHAYGPTVPSSITGTAPQFHPATRVRLHSSTQQHAYGSTVPSSNTRTAPQFHPATRVRPHSSIQQHAYGSTVPSSITGKAPQFHPATRVRLHSSIQQHGYGSTVPSSNTRTAPQFHPATRVRLHSSSQQHAYGSTVPSSNTGTAPQFHPATRVRPTAPSTNTRTAPQFHPATRVRPHSSTQQHAYGPTVPSSITGTAPQFHPATRVRPHSSIQQHAYGSTVPSSNTRTAPQFHPATRVRLHSSIQQHAYGPTVPSSITGTAPQFHPATRVRLHSSSQQHAYGSTVPSSITGTAPQFHPATRVRPHSSTQQRGSGPTASGRAERMTLDQPQRCRQPLSEGHPHLPHSGPPGESHLLRRLRYTDHLAALATLTGPKVTQKKAWNKRSAHRNKRSAHRSSQYSDGQDCWCCVWARTRTAEKRGEVVGGVHACMGSRGRNTTQKEDSSAVYACASPGRRTLTGSQAGV is encoded by the exons ATGCTCACCCCGTCATTAAAGCGCAGTGAAGACGATGAGCGCTTCGTGCTGCGCtgccccccggccccgcccgccaGCATAGCGCGTTCCAGGAGCTGCGGCGCAGACCTGGGCCCTGCCCGCGCTGGAATGCAGCCCCTGACTGCAGATCAGTCCCT TCCCGCAGGCGGGTCAAGGTCCCCTTTGCTGGTTAACTGGCTTCTCCTGCTGGGTCACCACCCTCAGCAGCAGCAGGCAGAGGGGTCCCAG cacgGCCCTGGGGGCTCAGGCGGCGGCAGCCTGGGTGCTGACTCACAGGAGAGGCGTGACGGTGCCTGGGCCACCCCTTTCATGACCCACACTGTCCTGCAGATGCATAACGGGGGGTGGGAGGGCATGGGGCTGGCAGCAAAGGTCG GGCGTGTGGAGAAACGCGGCCAGAGCCAGCGCTTCGCCCACCACTGCTTTGGCGCCGTCAGAGGAACAGTGAAAGGGGCCCAGCCACCAGGACACCGTGAGAACCTCGGCCACCGGGACCAGGAGTGGCGTCGGGGGGGAAACGGACACCACAGCAAACTCAGCCCCCG TTCCATCCAGCAACACGGGTACGGCCCCACAGTTCCACCCAGCAACACGGGTACGGCCCCACAGTTCCATCCAGCAACACGGGTACGGCTCCACAGTTCCATCCAGCAACACGGGTACGGCTCCACAGTTCCATCCAGCAACACGCGTACGGCTCCACAGTTCCATCCAGCAACACGGGTACGGCTCCACAGTTCCATCCAGCAACACGGGTACGGCTCCACAGTTCCATCCAGCAACACGGGTACGGCTCCACAGTTCCATCCAGCAACACGGGTACGGCTCCACAGTTCCATCCAGCAACACGGGTACGGCCCCACAGTTCCATCCAGCAACACGGGTATGGCTCCACAGTTCCATCCAGCAACACGTGTACGGCTCCACAGTTCCATCCAGCAACACGGGTACGGCTCCACAGTTCCATCCAGCAACACGGGTACGGCTCCACAGTTCCATCCAGCAACACGGGTACGGCCCCACAGTTCCACCCAGCAACACGGGTACGGCCCCACAGTTCCATCCAGCAACACGGGTACGGCTCCACAGTTCCATCCAGCAACACGTGTACGGCTCCACAGTTCCATCCAGCAACACGCGTACGGCTCCACAGTTCCATCCAGCAACACGGGTACGGCCCCACAGTTCCACCCAGCAACACGGGTACGGCCCACAGCTCCATCCACCAACACGCGTACAGCCCCACAGTTCCATCCAGCAACACGCGTACGGCCCCACAGTTCCATCCAGCAACACGCGTACGGCCCCACAGTTCCACCCAGCAACACGCGTACGGCCCCACAGTTCCACCCAGCAACACGCGTACAGCCCCACAGTTCCATCCAGCAACACGCGTACGGCTCCACAGTTCCATCCAGCAACACGCGTACGGCTCCACAGTTCCATCCAGCAACACGCGTACGGCCCCACAGTTCCACCCAGCAACACGCGTACGGCCCCACAGTTCCACCCAGCAACACGCGTACGGCCCCACAGTTCCACCCAGCAACACGCGTACGGCTCCACAGTTCCACCCAGCAACACGGGTACGGCCCCACAGTTCCATCCAGCATCACGGGTATGGCTCCACAGTTCCATCCAGCAACACGCGTACGGCTCCACAGTTCCATCCAGCAACACGGGTACGGCTCCACAGTTCCATCCAGCAACACGCGTACGGCTCCCCAGTTCCATCCAGCAACACGGGTACGGCCCCACAGTTCCATCCAGCAACACGCGTACGGCCCCACAGTTCCACCCAGCAACACGGGTACGGCCCCACAGTTCCACCCAGCAACACGCGTACAGCCCCACAGTTCCACCCAGCAACATGCGTACGGCCCCACAGTTCCATCCAGCATCACGGGTACGGCTCCACAGTTCCATCCAGCAACACGGGTACGGCCCCACAGTTCCACCCAGCAACATGCGTACGGCCCCACAGTTCCATCCAGCATCACGGGTACGGCTCCACAGTTCCATCCAGCAACACGGGTACGGCTCCACAGTTCCACCCAGCAACACGCGTACGGCTCCACAGTTCCATCCAGCAACACGCGTACGGCCCCACAGTTCCATCCAGCAACACGGGTACGGCCCCACAGTTCCATCCAGCAACACGCGTACGGCTCCACAGTTCCATCCAGCATCACGGGTAAGGCTCCACAGTTCCATCCAGCAACACGCGTACGGCTCCACAGTTCCATCCAGCAACACGGGTACGGCTCCACAGTTCCATCCAGCAACACGCGTACGGCTCCACAGTTCCATCCAGCAACACGGGTACGGCTCCACAGTTCCAGCCAGCAACACGCGTACGGCTCCACAGTTCCATCCAGCAACACGGGTACGGCCCCACAGTTCCACCCAGCAACACGGGTACGGCCCACAGCTCCATCCACCAACACGCGTACAGCCCCACAGTTCCATCCAGCAACACGCGTACGGCCCCACAGTTCCACCCAGCAACACGCGTACGGCCCCACAGTTCCATCCAGCATCACGGGTACGGCTCCACAGTTCCATCCAGCAACACGGGTACGGCCCCACAGTTCCATCCAGCAACACGCGTACGGCTCCACAGTTCCATCCAGCAACACGCGTACGGCTCCACAGTTCCATCCAGCAACACGCGTACGGCTCCACAGTTCCATCCAGCAACACGCGTACGGCCCCACAGTTCCATCCAGCATCACGGGTACGGCTCCACAGTTCCATCCAGCAACACGGGTACGGCTCCACAGTTCCAGCCAGCAACACGCGTACGGCTCCACAGTTCCATCCAGCATCACGGGTACGGCTCCACAGTTCCATCCAGCAACACGCGTACGGCCCCACAGTTCCACCCAGCAACGCGGGTCCGGCCCCACAGCGTCTGGACGGGCAGAACGCATGACGCTGGACCAGCCACAGAGGTGTAGACAGCCCCTTTCTGAAGGGCACCCGCACCTGCCACACTCAGGGCCTCCTGGCGAGAGTCATCTCCTGCGTAGACTACGATACACAGACCACCTTGCTGCCCTGGCCACACTGACTGGCCCAAAGGTGACCCAGAAGAAAGCCTGGAATAAGAGGTCTGCTCACAGGAATAAGAGGTCTGCTCACAGGAGTTCTCAGTACAGTGATGGACAGGACTGTTGGTGCTGCGTGTGGGCAAGGACCCGCACAGCAGAGAAGCGTGGAGAGGTGGTGGGCGGGGTCCACGCATGCATGGGTAGCAGGGGCAGAAACACGACGCAGAAGGAAGACAGCTCTGCTGTGTACGCTTGTGCATCCCCGGGACGGAGGACCCTCACTGGCTCCCAGGCAGGCGTGTAA